The following proteins come from a genomic window of Macaca fascicularis isolate 582-1 chromosome 8, T2T-MFA8v1.1:
- the LOC135964514 gene encoding neutrophil defensin 6-like — translation MRTLAILAAILLFALLAQAKSLQERADDAATQEQPGEDDQDLAVSFEENGLSTLRASGSQARRNCHCRIGHCRRPAAPMGVCIIHGQFGKLCCR, via the exons ATGAGGACCCTCGCCATCCTTGCTGCCATTCTCCTGTTCGCCCTGCTGGCTCAGGCTAAGTCACTCCAGGAAAGAGCTGATGACGCTGCAAcccaggagcagcctggggaagaTGACCAGGACCTTGCTGTCTCCTTTGAAGAAAATGGACTCTCTACGCTTAGAGCCTCCG GTTCTCAGGCGAGACGCAACTGCCATTGCCGAATCGGCCATTGTCGCCGCCCTGCGGCCCCCATGGGGGTTTGCATTATACATGGCCAATTCGGCAAACTCTGCTGTCGCTGA